One Triticum dicoccoides isolate Atlit2015 ecotype Zavitan chromosome 3B, WEW_v2.0, whole genome shotgun sequence genomic window, TGTGACGGTGTTGGAACCTCACATGTATCAAGGGGAATCTCGGCAACACTCAGCTCTAGCTGTGAAGAAATAGTGTTGCTCGCGTTGATGTTCTTCTCAATCTTCCTTACTTCTTCCACTAGCTCTTTTCcactcttgatcttcttcatttcaTCTAGTATCACCGGCCTAATTGGATCATCTTCAGCACTCCAAGTGAACTCGAGACCAAGCAATGTGAGCTTGTCTATATCCTCAAAGTCATCTTGTGTGGGCACTTGTGTtgaagatgttggttgaccaaaTGAAGGACCATTTAACTCCATTGGCAACATGTCCTGGTGTTGAGGTATATGAGTAGGAGCTGAATAAATCTGTTGTGGAGCATAATTGTGGCTCTCCTCTTCATACCTAAATCCCTGCATTGGATAACTAGAGGCAAACGATGAGATCTCAGGGTTATTGCTCCTATATGACATATTCTGGTTTTCAGGCCACCCATGTGtgtaattgttttggtatgagctAGGCTGTGGAGCGAACCTCATGCCATAACAATCGGGAGGGTGAGAGTAACCACGCTGGCATTCAGCGGGTGAATGGCCCTGAAATCCACAAATATGGCATGTAGGAGCAACATAAGGATGACCTCTAGAATAAGGATCATAAGAGCTAGGCCTATCCTCAAAAACTACTTCTCGCTGCCGAGCTAAATCATCTAATCGATGGGAAATCTTACCTATCAGTTCTTGAATACTTTCCGTGTTGTTTGTAGTGTTGCTCGCATAAGCCTGATGATCTGAATAGTAAGCCATAACCGAGAAGATAGTTCTAACctacaaaaaggaaaagaaaacaaagagaaaataaactagAACAAGGGTTAGGAGttagagatatatcacaaatatatAAAGCACAAAAAGGAAACAAGCTAAACCTAGTCTAAAGCCTCACACAAATGCTCGACgctagtccccggcaacggcgccaaaatgatcaATTTGTAATATAGCAGGGTTTTTTTAGCCCAAACTACgaatgtcgtgttctccacagggactatgCGACGGCAACTatgctcggctaaagctaggtGACACGATGTTTGGtgacaaaaacagaaaataaaacctaACCTAAACAAGGTAGTTCCCGAAGATCATCGCCAAAGAAAATGCAAAATAAGCAAAGGTACATTTAGATTATACTCtgtctttttggtatttttattaggcTTGAGTAATTAAAGCACTAACACAGACAAACATCGATGACGAAAGGGGATCAACAAGACATGAACACATATAACCATTAAACATATAACAGTGGGATGAAACACGGCTATATGGCTGAATATAAATGTTTCACAACACAAACTCACACACAAAATTTTGTATCACAAGTACTTAAGTAAACACATAAACTTGAAACTGGAACAAATTCACAAGGTTAGATAGACATATATGGTGACTGACAGACTACAAATACACAACAAGAACACTTCAACTAGTGAGAACGCACAATATGTAATACAATATTTATAAGCATGAAACTGAATCATTCACGGATTGCAAGCATTCATAGAATCTGAACATTACAGGGCATTACACATCTCCTATTACAGAAATTCAGAGAGAGANNNNNNNNNNNNNNNNNNNNNNNNNNNNNNNNNNNNNNNNNNNNNNNNNNNNNNNNNNNNNNNNNNNNNNNNNNNNNNNNNNNNNNNNNNNNNNNNNNNNNNNNNNNNNNNNNNNNNNNNNNNNNNNNNNNNNNNNNNNNNNNNNNNNNNNNNNNNNNNNNNNNNNNNNNNNNNNNNNNNNNNNNNNNNNNNNNNNNNNNNNNNNNNNNNNNNNNNNNNNNNNNNNNNNNNNNNNNNNNNNNNNNNNNNNNNNNNNNNNNNNNNNNNNNNNNNNNNNNNN contains:
- the LOC119276592 gene encoding uncharacterized protein LOC119276592 isoform X1 — protein: MAYYSDHQAYASNTTNNTESIQELIGKISHRLDDLARQREVVFEDRPSSYDPYSRGHPYVAPTCHICGFQGHSPAECQRGYSHPPDCYGMRFAPQPSSYQNNYTHGWPENQNMSYRSNNPEISSFASSYPMQGFRYEEESHNYAPQQIYSAPTHIPQHQDMLPMELNGPSFGQPTSSTQVPTQDDFEDIDKLTLLGLEFTWSAEDDPIRPVILDEMKKIKSGKELVEEVRKIEKNINASNTISSQLELSVAEIPLDTCEVPTPSHPVEQDSKSPEEERPQIEEDELEDKEQDDQELQFPSDQVEDSSSTTEEVQEAVVDEDEEHEIHLPIVIPERDVSGLLNPLDDMMPCDFFATTLHYMIPSLKIDLKTHLLGYDDIYPFSGITLICDDHSYFPRASPMLNETYHSHASLELNDKYHPHVSVDLVDFYHPKHVLYSYAYVIGYSIDDLEGIIPTTCIVSFVECSFRFLLVHDPLHADQVRDDIPWDPGGPMAWG